In one window of Brassica rapa cultivar Chiifu-401-42 chromosome A07, CAAS_Brap_v3.01, whole genome shotgun sequence DNA:
- the LOC103830129 gene encoding autophagy-related protein 8e, whose amino-acid sequence MNKGSSFKLDNDFEKRKAEAGRILEKYPDRIPVIVEKAEKSDIPDIDKKKYLVPSDLTVGQFVYVIRKRIKLSAEKAIFIFVDNVLPPTGEIMSSVYEDKKDQDGFLYITYSGENTFGASSI is encoded by the exons ATGAATAAAGGCAGCAGCTTTAAGCTGGACAACGATTTCG AAAAGAGGAAAGCTGAAGCTGGAAGGATCTTAGAGAAGTACCCTGACAGAATCCCG GTGATTGTGGAAAAGGCTGAGAAAAGTGATATCCCAGACATTGACAAGAAGAA ATACCTTGTGCCATCAGACCTAACAGTTGGACAATTTGTGTATGTGATTCGCAAGAGAATCAAACTAAGTGCAGAGAAAGCAATCTTCATATTCGTAGACAATGTCCTTCCTCCTACAGGAGAGATTATGTCAAGCGTCTACGAGGACAAGAAAGACCAAGATGGCTTCCTCTACATCACTTACAGTGGCGAGAACACATTTGGTGCTTCCTCAATCTGA